TTGTATACTGGGCACAGTTGGAAATGACTGGAAGGATCTGTGTTGGCCTACACAGGAGCGCCGGATCGGATGATAAAAATGGAGGAAAAAATGATTACATCGCTGTATCAGTCACTTTGCAATATGGAAACCAACATTGCAGACCGTGTGGCTCTGCGCTGGTATGATGAAGAAAAGCAGGGCGTGGCCGAGGTGCACTACGCACAGTATGCCCAGGATCTGCGCCGGTTCGTGGCGTTCCTGCGTGCAGAGTATGGCGACGTGCGCGGCAAGCGTGTGGCGATCCTGGCCCGCAACAGCTACCAGTATGTCATCTGCATGTACGGCACGGTCATTGCCGGAGCCGTGGCTGTGCCGCTGAACCTTGGCAAGGACTGGGATGCCATCTCCTATGAGCTGGGCCTCACCGAGCCGGTGTGCATCCTGCAGGATGGCGAGTTCGCGGAGCGGGAGCCTGCCCTCGCTGAGACCTACGGCAGCATCCTGAAGCCCATGGATGTCTTTGCGGCCTATGAGCCTGCCGAGGACGTGACCGAGGTGGAGGACCTCTCTGCTCTGGCTTTTATCATGTTCACCTCCGGCACCACCGGCCGCAGCAAGGGCGTTATGCTGAGCCAGAAGAACCTGTTCAGCGCCATGCCGGCCTTTCTGGACCCCTTTGACGATGTGAAGAAGTACACGGGCTGGAACACCGATGAGTTCTCGTCCCTGTCCGCCCTGCCCATGTTCCACATCTCCGCCATGACCAGCCTTGTTTCGTGGAGCATCACAGGCCACTCCATCAACCTGTGCAACAACCTGAAGTATTTCTACCGTGATCTGGGTGCCATGCACAGCGAGGTGATGGCAGTGGTGCCGGTTCTGCTGAAGAGCATCTACAGCGATGTGATGAAGGGCCGCCGCGACCGCCTGAACGGCCTGTGCGTGCTGACCTGCGGCGCTGCCATGTTCGACCCCAAGATTCTGAGCGATATGATGGAGAAGGGCTTCTTTGTGGCCCAGATGTACGGCCTGACCGAGACCTGCGGCGACGGTGCATGGAACTCCTCACAGGAGGCAAAGTACCTGACCAGCGTGGGCCATGTGGACCTCAGCTGTGAATACAAGCTGGACGACGGCGAGCTGTGCATGCGGGGCGACCCCATCATGCTGGGCTACTACAAGGACCCGGAAGGCACTGCAGAAGTCATCGATGCAGACGGCTGGTTCCACACCGGCGACATTGCCCGGGTGGAAGAGGACGGCTACATGTACCTGACCGGCCGCAAGAAGAACGTGATCATTCTGGACAGCGGCGAGAACGTGAACCCCGAGGAGCTGGAAAAGCTGCTGGTGCCCTGTGCGGACATTCAGGAGTGCATCGTGAAGGAAAAGGACAAAAAGATCTGTGCCCTCATCTGCTGTGACCCTGCAAAGCAGGAAACTGTGAAGGAGTTCGTCACTGGGGTCAACCGCGGCCTGCCGCTGTACAAGCGCATGGTGACGGAGTTCAGCGCACAGCCGCTGCCCCGCAACGCCATGGGAAAACTGCTGCGCTGAACACAGGAGGAAACAGAACAATGAGTAAGATCAGAGTGCTGGATAATGTCTACGACCTTATCACCATCAACATGGAAGACCGCTTCAAGGATAATGTGGCCTTCCGCTTCTACGACACCGCAAACGATGCCGTGACCACCATCCTCTATAAGGATTATGTGCAGGATATCCGCAAGGCGGTGAATTACTTCCAGTCCACCATCCCGGAGATCAAAGGCAAAAAGATCTGCCTGCTCACCAAGAACAGCTACGAGTATGCCGTGAACACCTTTGGCGTGGTGGCGGCCGGTGCGGTGCTGGTGCTGCTGAACCAGCGCAAGAGCTGGGACGAGCTGAGCTACGAGCTGGGCCTTGTGGAGCCGGATGCCATCCTGACCGACGGCGACGACTACGGCTTCAACGACCAGCTCAAGGCTGCCTACGGCGATATCCTCCGCCCCATGGATGGCTTCCGGAGCTATGAGCCTGCGCAGCTGACCCGCTGCATCGACCACGAAGCCCTGATGGTCCTGATGTTCACCTCCGGTACCACGGGCCGCAGCAAGGGCGTGATGCTGAGCGAGAAGAATTTCTTCTCGGTGATGCGTGCCCACACCCAGATCGGTGAGCACATGATGGCGTATAAGCACGAACCGAACCTCGTCATGAGCCAGTACACCGTGCTGCCCATGTTCCATCTGGGCGCGTTCATCTGTCTGTTCTCCTGGGCCCATGCAGGCTGGGCGCTGAACGTCAGCAGCGACATCCGCAACTTCTATAAAGAGGTAAAGCGGATGCCCAGTCAGGCCATGGCGGTGGTGCCGGTCATTATGAACTCGCTCCACCACGATGTGATGCGCGGCCGCAAGGAACGTCTGGGGGAGCTGTGGGTGCCCATCTGCTCCTCTGCCATGTTCGACCCGCAGGTGATGCTGGATATGGCGGAACACGGCATGTTCGTGGTGCAGACCTACGGCAGCACCGAGACCTGCGGCGACGGCATCATCAACTACGCACAGGACGCAAAGCACATCGGCGCTGTGGGTCAGGGCAACGATTATCTGGACTACAAGATCGCCGAGGACGGCGAGCTGTGCATGCGCGGCGACAGCATCATGCTGGGCTACTACAAGGACCCGGAGGCCACCGCCGAGGTCATTGACGCGGACGGCTGGTTCCACACTGGCGATCTGGCCCGCAAGGACGAGGACGGCTACTATTTCCTGACCGGCCGCAAGAAGAACCTCATCATTCTGGACAGCGGCGAGAACATCAACCCCGAAGAGCTGGAAGGCATCGTGGGCAAGTGCGAAGCCGTGAAGGAATGTGTAGTAAAAGAAATGGGCAAGAAGATCGGCGTGGTGGTCTATTGCGACGAGGACAAACAGCAGCAGGTGCGGGACTTTATCACCGAGGCAAACCGCACCCTGCCGCTGTACAAGCGTATGAGCGCAGTGGAGTTCAGCACCGAGCCGCTGCCGCGCAACGGTGCAGGCAAGCTGCTGCGCCAGTGATACAGATGCGATCGAATGCCCGGATGCATAAATGGGCCGGCAGACCGGCAGACTGAAAACAGGAGTTCCGACAAAAAACAAAGCTTTGTTGCCGGAACCCTTGCGCACAGGAGAGAATCAGGGTATTATTATGGAAAGGCATAGGAGATTGTGCCTATTATCCGTCACGGAAAGGAAGAAAATTTCTATGGAACGAGCAGAGATCATTTCCCAGATCCTGGCCATCCTGGAGGATGTTGCCGAGGTCTCTCCCGAAGATGTGAATGAGAACAGCGTCCTGATGGACGATCTGGATCTGTCCTCAATGGAGATCCTGACCATTGTGGCAGACCTCGAGGAGACCTTCGGCCTGCGCATCCCTGAAAAGGAGCTGCGCAACTTTGTGACCATAGGGGATCTGGTGGATTATCTGGCGGCAAACGCGGGGTAACAGTTCATGAATGAGTCGCAGCGCTCGACGGAGTACATCTTTCAGGGAACGATGTACTTCTTCCGTCGGGAGAAGATCCTGTGTCGGTACCAGTTTGCGCTGCAGGATGCGGTGGAACCCGCTCTTTTGCAGCGCGCACTGGAGGCGGCGCTTTCGGCCGCACCGTACTATCGGGTACAGCTGGTGCAGGAAAAGCGGAGCTTTTTTCTGGAGCCGAACCCGAACCCCTGTCTTGTGTATCAGGGCAGTGCACAGCGCGATATCCCGGAGGAAACGAACGGCTATCTTTTCAGCGTGAGCTGTGAGGGGGACACCGTCTATTTTGACTGGTATCATTTCCTTATGGACGGCCACGGGGTGTCGCCCTTCCTCACCCGCATTCTGGAACAGTACTGCAACCTGCGCTATGGCACGGCGTTTGAAAACACGCCCATCGTGTGCAGCCCGGCCTATGACATCGAGGCCATGATGGAAAAATATCCACCCCACACAGCCACCGAGAGCACGATGCAGAGGGATGTGGTGCAGACCTACGAGGGCAGGATGCGCCGCACCCGGGTGCGGCTGACCAAGCAGAGCCTTGTGGACCGGGCAGTGGAGAACGGCGTCAAGCCCTTTACAGCGCTGGCCGGTCTGCTGAGCCTTGCGCTGCGCAGCTATCTGGGCAAAGACGAGATCCAGTATTCCTACTCGGCAGATACCCGCAGGGAAGCGGGCGTGCCGGATGCCCTTTACAACTGCGTGTGCTCCTTTCAGAGCGGCGTGAAGCTGAACGATGACACCCGCCTTGCGGACATCGTGCCGGAAATGGATGCCGAGGTGCTCCGCACCCTGCAGCCGGAGGCAAAGCTGCGCCAGATGGTCCAGCAAATGAGCTGGGTGTACAAGGTAGACCAGCAGAAAGCGCCCCTGCGCATCAAGCAGAGGGTGTTCCAGATGGGTGAGTACATCAGCGGTGTCCCGGCGGATTTCTGGCTCAGCTATCTGGGCAATCCCCTGATGCCGGCTGCGCCGGAGCTTCAGCAGTACATCAGCGACTTCAACGTCTGGGTCCCGCCGGATGGCGGCTCCATGGGTGTGGAAGCCTCCAGCCTGAACGGCATTATCACCCTGTGCATCGAGAACAAGGCCGAAATGCCAGGCCTTGCCGGGATGATCCGCACCGCCTTTGAAAAAGAGGACATCACGGTGCTGGAAGCCGTGGATCTGGATACATAAGTACAGAACATAAAAAGCACTCTTTCCGGGCAGGAAAGGGTGCTTTTTTGCGTTTTATTCGGTCCGTGCAGGCCGTGTGGTCACTTCGCCGCAGCGCAGAGCCTCCTGTCGGCCGTTCTCCCGCTGGATGACCAGCCGCCCTTCCTCGTCGATGGCAAGGGCCTTTGCGGCGTAGGTCTCGGTCTCGGCACACACCGTCACCCAGTGGCCGGGCACAAAGCACCGGGCGCGGTACTCATCCAGACAGTCAAACGCCGGGCAGAGGGCCAGCAGCTCCCGGGCAATGGCCCCGGCCAGTGCGGCCCGGCTCACCGGGGCAGGCCCGCCGGGGTACAGGCTCCCGGCCCTGCGGGCCAGCTCCTCCGGCCAGTCGGCAGCGGTGGAGGTAAGGTTCAGCCCGATGCCCACCACCAGCCATTCCAGCTGTCCGCTCTCGAGGTCGGTCCCCGCTTCGGTCAGGATGCCGCAGACCTTTCTGCCCTGATAGTACAGGTCGTTGACCCACTTGACGGCAAGCTCCAGCCCGCAGAGCTTTTTCACGGCACGGCAGACCGCTACCGCGGCGCTGATGGTAGCGGTCTGGGCATTGGCGGCGGGCATTTCCGAGCGCAGCAGCACCGAGCAGTAAACGCCCTTGCCTGCCGGGCTTTCAAATCTCCGGCCCAGCCTGCCGCGTCCGGCGCTCTGGTGGGCGGTGAGCACCAGCGTGCCATGGGGTGCACCATCCAGCGCCAGCAGCTTTGCCGTGCGGTTGGAGCTTTCCAGCGTGTCATATAAATAGATGGGTGCAGGGTAGTCCCCGATGGCTTCGGTGCAGAACGGGTCGCCGCCTGCCAGCCGGTAGCCCCGGCGGGGCGCAGCTTCCAGCGCGTACCCTTGGGCCGTGAGGGCCGCAGCGGCCTTGTGCACGGCAGCGCGGCTCACGCCGAGGGTCTCGGCCAGCTGCTGGCCGGAAACGTAGCTGCCCCCGGCAGCGGAAAGTGCCTGCAAAAGTGCCTGACGGGTACTGACAGCCATGGCCGAATGCCTCCTTTTGTGCTATACTACTTCTATTGTATCATAAAAATAAAAGTTTTTGCAGGATTTTGAACGGCTGTTTCGTATGAATGTGCAGAAGGGCAGCGCAGGGGCTGCACTTCGTCGGACCGGGACGAAACTGAAAGGAGGTGGACAGGCCGTTGACGACCTTGGAATTCAGCGCGATGGTGCAGAAATACCAGTCGCTCGTATATACGGTCTGCCACCAGCTGGTGCCGGATGCCGGCGATGCGCAGGACCTGACGCAGGAGACCTTTCTGGCGGCATGGCGGGCCATTGACCGCTGCCCGTCCGGGTTTGAAAAACAGTGGCTGGCACGCATCGCTGCCAACAAGGCAAAGGACTATCTGCGCAGCGCATGGGTGCGCAGGGTGAACATTCCCGGCGACGATGTGCTGGCGCTGGAAGGTGCGCCGCCCGGCACCCAGCCGGAACAGCAGGTGCTGGATGCGCTGGGCGAGGAAGAGCTCACCGCCATGATCCTGGACCTGCGGGAGCCCTACAGAACGCCTTGCCGTCTGGTGCTGCTGGAACAGCACACCATGGCCGAGGCGGCACAGCTGTGCGGCCGCCCGCCCAAGACGGTGGAAGCACAGATCTACCGGGCAAAAAAGATGCTGGCACAGCAGATACTACAGCGTGAAAACGATGGAAAGGAGTGCGTACATGGAACTGTTTGACAAAAACGGCTGCCTGACCGACGAAGGCCTGCAGGCCCTGCAGGCAGGCGGGCTGGATGAGCTGGGCCGGCTGGAAACAGCGGAGCACCTTGCCTACTGTGATAAATGCATGGATCGTTACACGGCCCTGCTGACGGCAGATGCGCTGGAAACGCCGCCCCACTCCGCGCACAAGGCTGTGATGGCCGCCATCTGGGTGCGGCTGATGCAGAACACATGGGGCCGTGCCGCAGTGGCCGGTGTGGCGGCGGTGCTGGCCTTTACCATGTGGCGCTCCGGCACCATAGACCAGCTGCTGAATTTCCGGCAGGAGCTGCACACATGGACACCGGAGACCAGCCAGAGTCAGACCGAAGAAGCCTTGCAACTGGGCAAGCCGGTGGAAGATGGCCGACCGTCCGCCCAGCCGGAAATACTGGGAAAGCCAATGGACGACGACAAGCCGAAGCAGCAGGCTTCGCTGGCAAAAGCACTCAATGACCTGCTGTTCGGAGCCGGCGGCCCTGCAGCAGAAAAATACAAAAATTCGCCACTTGCAGATCAAACGAAATAAGGAGATCGATTATGATGAAAAACGGAATCCTGACCTTCCTCTTCGCCTTTTGCCCGGGCGCAGGCCAGATGTATCAGGGCTACATGAAGCGCGGCCTTTCGCTCATTACGATGTTCTGCGTGGCCTTTGGTGCGGGCACTCTGCTGGAAGTTTTGTATGTAGCCATGCCCATTGTGTGGATGTACAGCTTCTTTGACACCTTCAATCTCCGGGCGCAGATCGGCGCAGGCACCGCCCCGCAGGACGATTATCTGGTGCACATCAACTGGCACGACCAGCGCATGGAACAGTTCATGCTGGACAGCCACAAGCTGCTGGGTTGGGGCCTGATCGCGCTGGGCGCGCTGGTGGCCTACCAGAACATCCTTATGAACACGCTGGGGGATATCGTGTGGCGCTGGGGCCAGAGCAGCCCTTTCTTCCGCGCACTCTACCTGATGATGGATCAGCTGCCGGAGGTGGTGGTCTGCGTGGCCCTGATCATCTGCGGTGCGTGGCTGGTGCGCGGCCCCAAGGGCAGAAAGCAGAAGCCGCAGAACGATGCCGAAGATGAAGATTTTACCGAGTATACTGCACAGGATGCGCAGGCGGAGCCGAAAGCAAAGGGCTTTGCCATGCCCAAGCTCTCGGCTCTGCTGGGCAAGCCCGTGACCCCGGACGATGAGACGGAGGATGCCGACGATGGACGAGACGAGAAATGATGCGCCGCTGACCGGTGAAGCACCGCAGACTGCAAAACCGCAGCCGCTGCGCCGGGTGGGCAGCTTTACGCTGGGCGTATGCCTGATCGCAGCGGGCATCTTCTTTCTGCTTGCCTATTTTGTGCCGGGCTTTGACTGGAAGCTGACGCTCAAGATCGCCCCAGCGGCAGGGCTGATCCTGCTGGGCGGCGAGGTGCTCTTTTTTGCCGCCCGCCCGGGCCGCTGGAAATACGATTTCTGGTCGGTGCTGATCTGCCTTGTGCTCATGGCCGGGTGCTTTGGCCTTTCGCTGCTGCCGGTGGTGTGGGATGAACTCGGCCCGGAGCGGAATCAGGCAAGCATGAAGCTGGGGCAGGAATATACGACAGAAGCCTATGACAAGATCAAACAAACAGCCCCGGATATCCGTGTGAAGAATATCAGCGGAAACGCCTACCTGTACAGCAGTGAGGCGAAAACGCTGCGGGATGTGAATGCCGGAAACGGCTATCTGAGCCTGACTGTGGAGCTGTTTGGCAGCTATGACAGCGTACAGGCCTTTGCGCAGGACTGCCGCAGCGTGACCGATGCCGTGCAGCAGTGCAGCGCACAGCCGGATGAGCTGCGCATTACATGGTCGCCGGAGAACGACCCGGGCCAGAGTCTTGCCTCCGGCAGCCTGCAGAATGTGGAGCAGTACACGCTGGAACTGGAAGGCATCGCACAGCTGGACTGGACGGCTGACCAGATGGCAAAGCAGACCGAGGTGCAGTATCTGCTGGACGAAGAAAACGAAGAAACGGCAGAGTCCGAAGCTTTTTCCGAGGAAAGCGCGGAGCTGAGTGAGTGAAACAAAAAATGCTTCCGTGCGGCGCACGGAAGCATTTTTTTGTTGAAATCAGCCGAAAACTATGTTATGCTATCTCTGCTGCTGAAAGGCGGCGGGGCACTGCAAACAACGGCAGGCGGTTCGGCCCTCACTTCCGAAAGGAGGTGAGTACATGCCAATTACTTTGACATTCCACTTGTTTGGATTGACATTCACCATTCGCGTGAAAAAGTAAGAACCGCCACCCGGCACGGTGACGGTTCTCAAAAACTGTAAACCTTGAACTGGGGCCAACCGCTTGTCGCAGTGCCCTTTCTATAGACATTATAGCGAATCCCGGCAGAGCTGTCAAGCATCTGCCGGGATTCGTTTTATCGTAAAATTTACAGTTTTTTGCCGGTGAGCAGCTCGTAGGCCTCCAGATACTTGGCAATGGTCTTGTCAATCACGTCCTGCGGCAGGTCGTAGTTGCTGTCGGGGTTGGCCTTGAGCCAGTCGCGAACGAACTGCTTATCAAAAGAGGGCTGGCTGTGGCCCGGCTCGTAGCCCTCCAGCGGCCAGAAGCGGGAGGAATCCGGGGTGAGCATCTCGTCGCCCAGCACCACGTTGCCGTTCTCATCCAGACCAAACTCAAACTTGGTGTCGGCAATGATGATGCCGCGGGAGAGCGCATACTCAGCACATTTCTTATACAGGGCAATGGTGTAGTCGCGCAGCTTGGTGGCGTACTCCTCGCCGTGGCCGGGGAACTGCTTTTCCAGCACCTCGATGCTCTTTTCGTAGGAGATGTTCTCGTCGTGGTCGCCGATCTCGGCCTTGGTGGAGGGAGTGTAGATGGGCTCGGGCAGCTTGTCGGACTCCTTCAGGCCTTCCGGCAGCTGGATGCCGCACACCTTGCCAGTCTTCTGGTAGCTGGCCCAGCCACTGCCGGTAATGTAGCCGCGCACGATGCACTCGATGGGCAGCATGGTCAGCTTACGGCACATCATGCTGTTGCCGTCGAACTGGGGCTGCTGGAAGAACTCCGGCATATCCTTCACGTCCACGCTCAGCATGTGGTTGGGCAGCAGATCGCGGGTGTAATCGAACCAGAACTTGCTCATCTGGGTCAGAACGGTGCCCTTTTTGGTGACCTTGTTTTTCAGGATGACATCAAACGCGGAAATGCGGTCGGTAGCAACCATGATGAGGCTGTCACCGTTATCATAGATCTCACGAACCTTGCCTTCTTTAATGGGCTTGAACTCAGTCATAATCAAACACTCCATTTTCCAATGCCGAAAAAGCGGCGGTGTATCTTACCTGATTATTGTACCATGTCTGCGGACAGTTTGAAAGAAACAGAATGAAAGGAAAATCAGGCCGTTTTTGCATTTTTCTCGTGAAAAATGTACGAAAAATAGAATCAAAATTCGGCGATTTGACGATAAAAGTCGTACTTTCACAACAATGAAGCACCTTTTTGTAAAATGTAGGCATGGACATTCCGGCGATTGTGCGGTATCTTATAATCAACAAATTAGAATAGGGAGGGTTTACATATGGGCAGTTTTCCCAAAGATTTTCTGTGGGGCGGTGCCACCGCTGCCAACCAGTGCGAGGGCGCATGGCAGGCAGGCGGCAAGGGCCTTGCCACCGTGGATGTGACCCCGTTTGGCCCGGACCGCTTCCCGGTGGCGCTGGGTCGGCTGGAAATGCTGGAGTGTGACGACAAGCACTATTATCCCAGCCATGAAGCCATTGACCTGTATCACCATTATAAAGAGGACATCGCCCTCTTTGCCGAGATGGGTTTCAAGTGCTTCCGGCTGTCCATCGCATGGACCCGCATCCTGCCGAACGGCGACGATGCCCAGCCCAATGAAGAGGGCTTGAAGTTCTATGAGGATGTGTTTGATGAGTGCCACAAATACGGCATTGAACCGCTTGTGACCATCTGCCACTTCGATACCCCCATTGCCCTCATAAAAAAGTATGGCGGCTGGAAAGACCGCCGCATGGTGGATGCCTATGTGCACTACTGTGAAGTGCTGTTTGACCGCTACAAGGGGAAGGTGAAATACTGGCTCACCTTCAACGAGATCAACATGCTGCTGCATCTGCCCTTTACCGGCGCGGGGCTAGTGTTCTATCCGGGCGAGAATGTGCAGCAGGTGGAGTATCAGGCGGCACATCATGAGCTGGTGGCCAGCGCAAAGGCGGTCAAGCTGGCCCATGAAAAGATGCCCGGTGCCATGGTGGGCTGTATGCTGGCGGCAGGCCAGTATTACCCGCGCACCTGTGCACCGGAGGATATCCGTGCCGCGCAGGAAGCGGACCGCGACAACTACTTCTTTACCGATGTGCAGGCCCGGGGAGCCTACCCGGTGTGGGCAAAAAAGCGGATGGAGAAGGCCGGCATCACCCTACACACCGAGCCGGGCGATGAGCAGGTTCTGAAAGAAGGCACCGTGGATTTTGTCTCCTTCAGCTACTATTCCAGCCGCTGCATCACCACGGATCAGGAGATCCTGGCAGAAGAAAAGGCCGACGGCAATGCGGTGCTGGAAGCCGTGAAGAACCCGTACCTCAAGGCCAGCGAGTGGGGCTGGGCCATCGACCCGGTGGGCCTGCGCGTGACCCTGAACACCATCTACGACCGGTACGAAAAGCCCATGTTCATTGTGGAGAACGGCCTTGGCGCGGTGGATACCGTGGAAGCGGACGGCTCCATCCACGACAGCTACCGCATCGATTATCTGCGCGCCCACATCGAGCAGATGGAAAAGGCCGTCAACGAGGACGGCCTGCCGCTGATGGGCTACACCACATGGGGCCCTATCGACCTTGTGAGCGCATCCACCGGTGAGATGAAAAAGCGCTACGGCTTTATCTATGTGGATAAGGACAACGACGGCAACGGCACACTGGCCCGCAGCCGCAAGGACAGCTTCTACTGGTACAAAAAGGTCATTGCTTCAAACGGCACCGACCTTGCCTGAAATTTGCGAAAAAATAAATTTGTGAGAAAGAATTGGAATTTATGACACCTGAGATCATTGCACACCGCGGCGCGTCCTATCTTGCGCCGGAAAATACCCTTTCTGCGTTCCGCAAGGCGATGGAGATCGGCGCGGACGGCGTGGAAATGGACGTACAGCAGACCAGAGATAAAAAGCTGGTGATCCACCACGATTTTGTCATTGACTGGCACACCGATATGCGTGGCCAGATCTACGACATGACCGAGGGCGAGCTGAAGGCGCTGGACTTTGGCAGCTGGAAGGATGTGAACTATCGGAACGAGAGGATCGCTACCCTGCAGGAGGCACTGGCTCTGTGCAGGGAAATGGAAGGTACCATCGTTCAGCTGGAAATGAAGGCCACCATCGATGACGACCCGGATTTTGTCCCCCGCGTGATCGAGGAGGTGCGTGCAGCAAACATTACCGACCGGCTGGTGGTGATCTCGTTCAACCACGACCTGCTGCGGCAGGCAAAGCAGCTGATGCCAGAGCTGAAGGTGGGCGTGCTGGTCTACGGTGCGTTGGAGACCATGGCGCTGCCCACTAGCACATGGGAAATGCTTGGCCTGCAGAACGGGCTGGAAGAGGATGATTTTCCACAGCTGCCGCCGCTGTCGGTGGAAAATGTGGATGACGAAAACTGCAGCTGGGCCCTGCGCTGGATGGGCAACCAGATCAGTATGCTGCAGGCGAACTTTCCGGGCAAGAGTCTGGTAGAGGTAGCCCAGCGCCTGCTGGAACAGCGGGACCCGGTAAAGTATGTGCAGACGCTGGACTTCAAGCCGGACTGGGTGAGCTGCGAATATCACACCGCTTACCAGCAGCCCAGCATGGTGCAGAAGCTGCATGATCTGGGCATCAAGGCGGCATACTGGACGGTGGACGGGGAACAGGCCGTGAAAGACCTTTGGCCCCTGCAGCCGGATGCCATCGTCACAAACCGCCCGGACCGCGTGCGGGAATGGATCTCTGAACTGGAAATGACAGAATAAAGGGCAGAAGCTGCATCCCTTCGGTGCGGCCTGATTCCCCAAGCAACATCTGAAAAGCAAACAGCGGACAGCCTGCAGGCCGTCCGCTGTTGTGCTATGCAAAAGATGTTATAAAATATATCCGAGACTCCGCAGCACGAACAGCCAGAAGGTCAGGCTGAATGCGCTGAACAGGGTGGTGGTAACGCACACGCTGCCGGTAAGCACACCTTCGTGGCCCATCTGCTTTGCCATAACGTAGCACGCCGGGGTGGTGATGCTGCCCAGCATCACCAGCAGGGCCACCAGCTTTTCGTCGGTAAAGCCAAAGCGCACAGCCAGCGGCAGGAACAGCGCAGGCAGCACCATCAGCTTGACCACAGTAGCCACAGCGGTAGGCTTGAGGTATCCCAGAGCTTTTTGGCCCTTGAAGCCTGCACCAATGGCAAGCAGGGCCAGAGGGCTGGTCAGACCGGCCACATTGGAAAGGGCCTTATCCAGCATGGCAGGCATGGAAATGTGCAGCATGCTCCACGCAAAGCCCGCTGCAATGCCCAGAAGGATGGGGTTCGTCAGGATGCCTTTCACACTCTTTTTGAGCTTTTCAGCCATATTGCCGGTCTGAGCCTGCGCAGTGGGCGCTTCCAGCATCAAAATGACCACTGCCATAATGTTATACAGCGGCACACTGCCAAGGATCATCAGGCTGGACATGCTGGCATCGCCGTAGATGCTCTGCAGAAAAGCCGAGCCGAGGATGGCAGCCGACGAGCGGTAACACACCTGAACGAACTCGCCCACAAGGCCGGTGCCCTTTAAAAACAGCTTTGCCAGCGCCCAGATCACAAGGATGCACGCCAGTGTGACCGCAAAACAGAACAGCACATACCGGCCATCGAAGGTGGCGCGGACATCGTTTTTGCCAAGGTCGCGGAACAGCTGCACCGGCAGTGCCACATAAAACACGAACTTGTTGGCCCCGGCCACAAACGCATCGCTCAGAAAACCGGTGCGGTGCAGCACATAGCCCAGCAGCATGATAAAGAACAGCGGCATGGTGCTGTTCATGCTGAACAGAAGATTTTCCAGCATGGCTCACACCCCGCCGTGGCG
Above is a genomic segment from Faecalibacterium taiwanense containing:
- a CDS encoding AEC family transporter → MLENLLFSMNSTMPLFFIMLLGYVLHRTGFLSDAFVAGANKFVFYVALPVQLFRDLGKNDVRATFDGRYVLFCFAVTLACILVIWALAKLFLKGTGLVGEFVQVCYRSSAAILGSAFLQSIYGDASMSSLMILGSVPLYNIMAVVILMLEAPTAQAQTGNMAEKLKKSVKGILTNPILLGIAAGFAWSMLHISMPAMLDKALSNVAGLTSPLALLAIGAGFKGQKALGYLKPTAVATVVKLMVLPALFLPLAVRFGFTDEKLVALLVMLGSITTPACYVMAKQMGHEGVLTGSVCVTTTLFSAFSLTFWLFVLRSLGYIL
- a CDS encoding 6-phospho-beta-glucosidase, producing the protein MGSFPKDFLWGGATAANQCEGAWQAGGKGLATVDVTPFGPDRFPVALGRLEMLECDDKHYYPSHEAIDLYHHYKEDIALFAEMGFKCFRLSIAWTRILPNGDDAQPNEEGLKFYEDVFDECHKYGIEPLVTICHFDTPIALIKKYGGWKDRRMVDAYVHYCEVLFDRYKGKVKYWLTFNEINMLLHLPFTGAGLVFYPGENVQQVEYQAAHHELVASAKAVKLAHEKMPGAMVGCMLAAGQYYPRTCAPEDIRAAQEADRDNYFFTDVQARGAYPVWAKKRMEKAGITLHTEPGDEQVLKEGTVDFVSFSYYSSRCITTDQEILAEEKADGNAVLEAVKNPYLKASEWGWAIDPVGLRVTLNTIYDRYEKPMFIVENGLGAVDTVEADGSIHDSYRIDYLRAHIEQMEKAVNEDGLPLMGYTTWGPIDLVSASTGEMKKRYGFIYVDKDNDGNGTLARSRKDSFYWYKKVIASNGTDLA
- a CDS encoding glycerophosphodiester phosphodiesterase family protein yields the protein MTPEIIAHRGASYLAPENTLSAFRKAMEIGADGVEMDVQQTRDKKLVIHHDFVIDWHTDMRGQIYDMTEGELKALDFGSWKDVNYRNERIATLQEALALCREMEGTIVQLEMKATIDDDPDFVPRVIEEVRAANITDRLVVISFNHDLLRQAKQLMPELKVGVLVYGALETMALPTSTWEMLGLQNGLEEDDFPQLPPLSVENVDDENCSWALRWMGNQISMLQANFPGKSLVEVAQRLLEQRDPVKYVQTLDFKPDWVSCEYHTAYQQPSMVQKLHDLGIKAAYWTVDGEQAVKDLWPLQPDAIVTNRPDRVREWISELEMTE